In Bacillus sp. KH172YL63, one genomic interval encodes:
- a CDS encoding GNAT family N-acetyltransferase has translation MANVAYAQMSDLLSLVEIDCAVIGNESRKEEILQHIHRMQCLVVKEDGTGTGFLLFHTSFFDQTFISLIVVEPGHRRQGHASLLLKHVEEIAGTEKIFSSTNESNKNMQRVFQRNGYVRSGFIENLDEGDPEIVYFKRKLEEI, from the coding sequence ATGGCGAATGTAGCATATGCCCAGATGTCCGATTTGTTGTCCCTGGTTGAAATCGACTGCGCCGTGATCGGAAATGAAAGCCGGAAGGAAGAGATTCTTCAACACATCCACCGAATGCAATGTCTGGTTGTGAAGGAAGATGGCACGGGAACAGGATTTCTATTATTTCATACTTCTTTCTTTGATCAGACATTCATCTCCCTCATCGTGGTTGAACCGGGACATAGGAGGCAAGGGCATGCTTCTTTATTGTTGAAGCATGTTGAAGAGATTGCCGGGACAGAGAAAATCTTCTCTTCTACAAATGAGTCCAATAAGAACATGCAACGCGTTTTTCAAAGAAACGGTTATGTGAGAAGCGGCTTCATCGAAAATCTTGATGAGGGTGATCCAGAGATTGTGTATTTCAAACGGAAGCTGGAGGAGATTTAA
- a CDS encoding acyl-CoA dehydrogenase family protein, producing MRTIENFYKEDVHLQSILKQKLPKDFFNWADQRLDSFGALCAGEIDVRAAHTDREGQPRLIKYNRMGEEISEIWVNEGYKKTVEQTYNEGIVGYIHKPIPELGRKGNYLYSYAQGYLLSQTEPGFYCPVTLTMATALLLEKYASDEVKERFLPHVLSTGDVELFEGATFLTERQGGSDVGANDTRAVLNGETYQLWGEKYFASNSGMCGVAMVLARMDGAGNGTKGLSLFAVPWRNGDGSLNGIHIRRLKDKLGVRAVPSAEVEFKGAEAYLVGEPNRGIYYMMEALNLSRICNAVASIGIMRRAYMEARNYAFYREAFGEPLTNYPMIQESLTLLATKQEVETSAVFHLVSLFDRVISDETPTTEEEAVLNRLLIAILKKESAEQAIHFSHEAIEMHGGNGYIEDFVLPRLLRDAQVLTVWEGTANILGLEVLRLMNKHRAHEYFLAYIKNELANLPEDLNVYATPVKAGVETLRQLVGKVASSDEDAQTYHAKRIAVLMVKIFESVLALKDAGIMGGERRRQIAEIFIGHTWNQSQWIDEDMKAVRYFDSIVGGKVRV from the coding sequence ATGAGGACCATTGAAAACTTTTATAAAGAAGATGTTCACTTACAGTCCATTTTAAAACAGAAACTTCCTAAAGACTTCTTCAACTGGGCAGATCAAAGATTGGATTCATTTGGTGCGCTATGTGCAGGGGAAATCGATGTGCGGGCTGCCCACACGGATCGTGAAGGTCAGCCTAGGCTCATTAAATATAACCGGATGGGGGAAGAGATTTCAGAAATCTGGGTGAATGAGGGGTATAAGAAGACGGTTGAGCAAACGTATAACGAAGGAATCGTCGGTTACATTCATAAACCGATCCCTGAGCTTGGACGCAAAGGTAATTATCTTTACTCCTATGCTCAAGGGTATTTGTTGTCCCAGACAGAGCCCGGTTTCTATTGTCCGGTGACACTGACAATGGCCACTGCACTGCTGCTCGAAAAATATGCCTCGGATGAGGTGAAGGAAAGATTCTTACCTCATGTTCTGTCAACCGGGGACGTAGAATTGTTTGAAGGAGCGACATTCCTGACCGAGAGACAGGGAGGATCAGATGTCGGTGCCAATGATACCCGGGCCGTTTTGAATGGCGAGACGTATCAATTGTGGGGTGAAAAATATTTTGCTTCAAATTCCGGCATGTGCGGCGTTGCGATGGTGCTGGCAAGGATGGATGGAGCAGGAAACGGGACGAAGGGGCTCAGCTTATTTGCCGTGCCATGGCGGAATGGTGATGGTTCATTGAATGGGATCCATATCAGGAGGTTAAAAGATAAGTTGGGTGTCCGGGCGGTCCCTTCTGCGGAAGTTGAATTCAAAGGAGCAGAAGCCTATCTTGTCGGAGAACCCAATCGAGGGATCTATTACATGATGGAAGCCCTGAACCTATCCCGGATATGCAATGCAGTCGCGTCGATCGGCATCATGAGAAGGGCGTATATGGAAGCGAGGAATTACGCTTTTTACCGTGAGGCATTCGGTGAGCCTTTAACCAATTATCCGATGATCCAGGAATCTTTGACCCTCCTTGCTACCAAACAGGAAGTAGAAACGAGTGCAGTCTTTCATCTTGTATCATTATTTGACCGGGTCATATCAGATGAAACCCCGACCACGGAAGAAGAAGCTGTCCTGAACCGCCTGCTGATCGCGATATTGAAGAAGGAGTCTGCAGAACAGGCCATCCATTTTTCTCACGAAGCGATCGAGATGCACGGCGGCAACGGATATATTGAAGACTTTGTCCTACCCCGATTACTCAGGGACGCACAAGTATTAACCGTGTGGGAAGGAACCGCAAATATTTTAGGGTTGGAAGTATTGAGGTTAATGAATAAACATCGTGCCCATGAATATTTTTTGGCATATATCAAGAACGAACTGGCCAACCTCCCTGAAGATCTTAACGTTTATGCAACTCCGGTTAAAGCAGGGGTTGAAACACTTCGGCAGCTGGTTGGAAAAGTAGCATCCTCAGATGAGGATGCCCAGACATATCATGCAAAACGGATTGCTGTACTGATGGTTAAAATCTTTGAAAGCGTTCTCGCACTGAAAGACGCCGGTATAATGGGGGGAGAAAGAAGGAGGCAGATTGCTGAAATCTTCATCGGCCACACTTGGAATCAATCTCAATGGATTGATGAAGATATGAAGGCAGTCCGCTATTTTGATAGTATCGTTGGAGGCAAAGTACGGGTGTAA
- a CDS encoding DUF1801 domain-containing protein, which yields MYELKTKQNDNSVIEFIEKVDNPKKREDAYRLLDLFTETTGYEAKMWGPSIIGFGAYHYQYKTGHEGDAPLVGFSPRKAKISLYFATGDPQREALLAKLGKHTSGKACVYINKVADIDQEVLKKLITQSVNFLQELYPD from the coding sequence GTGTATGAACTAAAGACAAAACAAAATGACAACTCGGTCATTGAATTCATTGAAAAAGTGGATAACCCGAAAAAGCGGGAGGACGCTTATCGGTTATTGGACCTCTTCACTGAAACAACTGGCTATGAAGCGAAGATGTGGGGCCCGAGCATCATCGGATTTGGTGCATATCACTATCAATATAAAACGGGTCATGAAGGCGATGCGCCGCTGGTTGGTTTTTCACCGAGAAAAGCGAAGATCAGCCTGTATTTTGCAACCGGTGATCCACAAAGGGAGGCGCTGCTTGCAAAACTGGGGAAGCACACATCCGGAAAAGCGTGTGTTTACATAAATAAAGTGGCAGACATCGATCAAGAGGTTTTGAAAAAGTTGATCACTCAATCTGTCAATTTTTTACAGGAATTGTATCCGGATTAA
- a CDS encoding class I SAM-dependent methyltransferase, with the protein MTTQLFEDLLKEVEEEFTGWDFSYITGTGRMGSGMIPWSYGSMAIPLIRNADSMLDMGTGGGELLSMLQPFPPSVCATEGYPPNVPVARERLEPLGVRVEEINEDFHLPFEDNQFDLIINKHESYSPAEVKRILSAGGTFLTQQVGGDDCNGINIALGVPIPEDYTHWTLEYAVQELEKEGFEVSYSNRAYSCQRFYDIGALVYYIKAIPWQIPDFSVEAYRDSLYRIYQLIQEKGFFEVKQHRFIIKASLAK; encoded by the coding sequence ATGACAACTCAGTTATTCGAAGATTTATTGAAAGAAGTGGAAGAGGAATTTACCGGCTGGGATTTTTCATATATTACAGGTACAGGGCGTATGGGCTCGGGTATGATTCCATGGTCTTATGGCAGCATGGCAATCCCACTGATCAGGAATGCTGATTCAATGCTCGACATGGGGACGGGTGGGGGCGAACTTCTGTCCATGCTGCAGCCTTTTCCACCATCAGTGTGTGCAACAGAAGGGTATCCACCGAATGTACCAGTTGCAAGGGAACGCCTTGAACCATTGGGTGTGAGGGTGGAAGAAATCAACGAAGATTTTCATCTGCCGTTTGAAGATAATCAATTCGATCTGATTATCAACAAGCACGAATCTTATTCACCGGCTGAAGTGAAACGGATATTATCGGCTGGAGGCACATTCCTGACCCAGCAGGTCGGAGGGGATGATTGCAACGGGATCAACATTGCGTTGGGTGTTCCCATTCCTGAAGATTACACACATTGGACCCTGGAGTATGCCGTACAGGAGTTGGAAAAAGAAGGTTTTGAAGTTTCATATTCCAATAGAGCGTATTCCTGTCAACGATTCTATGATATCGGTGCTCTCGTCTATTACATAAAAGCCATACCGTGGCAAATACCTGATTTTTCGGTTGAAGCATATCGTGACAGCCTGTATAGGATTTACCAGCTCATTCAGGAAAAAGGTTTTTTTGAAGTGAAGCAGCACCGCTTTATCATCAAGGCATCTTTGGCAAAATGA
- a CDS encoding 2'-5' RNA ligase family protein: MYWVIALFDSKTESTIENIWKELTVKDISYYEEEIDDARPHITLGSYTELDKEAYIQSLETFYEGKEAVNLTFNTVGSFMNFGTLFLSPTVTKELLDFHSSHHDHFHSFQGTANHLYLPGSWIPHCTLANKLPPEKLAEGFKHCLERGDLIEGQVTSIALIELVDDTSECMDAPIVYEKQLVR, translated from the coding sequence ATGTATTGGGTCATCGCCCTGTTCGATAGTAAAACAGAAAGCACGATTGAAAACATTTGGAAAGAGCTGACGGTGAAGGATATTTCTTATTATGAAGAAGAAATTGACGACGCCCGCCCGCATATTACGTTGGGAAGTTATACAGAGTTGGACAAAGAAGCATACATACAATCCCTTGAAACCTTTTATGAAGGGAAGGAAGCGGTCAATCTCACATTCAATACTGTCGGATCATTCATGAATTTCGGTACACTATTTCTTTCTCCGACTGTAACGAAGGAGCTTCTCGACTTTCATTCTTCTCATCATGATCATTTCCACTCCTTTCAGGGGACCGCCAATCACCTCTACCTTCCAGGCAGCTGGATCCCTCACTGTACGCTGGCGAATAAGTTACCACCTGAAAAGCTTGCAGAAGGTTTCAAGCATTGTTTAGAAAGGGGAGACCTCATAGAAGGACAAGTAACCTCCATCGCATTGATTGAACTGGTCGATGACACAAGTGAATGCATGGATGCCCCGATTGTGTATGAAAAGCAGCTTGTACGTTAG
- a CDS encoding GNAT family N-acetyltransferase: MIQLIPMTEEAYSVWLKTAIKEYAEEKTTAGNFQEDTSVEQADKEFNQLLPHGLQTENHHLFTLVTNDDEKIGSLWVNTNPEKDEIFIYDIKISSDRRGKGYGKLALQSLEGFAKDRGISKFSLHVFGHNTIARALYEKSGYVVTNVLMTKTI, translated from the coding sequence ATGATTCAATTAATACCGATGACAGAAGAAGCATATTCCGTGTGGCTTAAGACTGCTATCAAGGAATATGCAGAAGAAAAGACGACAGCAGGTAACTTCCAAGAGGATACGTCAGTGGAACAGGCAGACAAAGAATTCAATCAGCTGTTACCCCATGGGCTTCAGACTGAAAATCATCACCTGTTCACGTTGGTTACAAACGATGATGAAAAAATCGGGTCACTCTGGGTCAATACAAATCCAGAAAAAGATGAGATATTCATTTATGATATTAAAATCTCTTCCGACAGAAGAGGAAAAGGATATGGGAAACTGGCATTGCAATCCCTGGAAGGTTTTGCGAAAGATAGAGGAATATCGAAATTCTCACTTCATGTATTCGGTCATAATACCATCGCCCGGGCATTGTATGAAAAATCAGGATATGTGGTGACGAATGTGCTCATGACCAAAACAATCTGA
- the guaC gene encoding GMP reductase, with protein MENVFDYEDIQLIPAKCVVNSRSECDTRVTLGEHTFKLPVVPANMQTIIDERIAAYLAENHYFYIMHRFEPEKRISFIKDMKAKGLISSISVGVKEEEYAFVEMLAEEKLTPDYITIDIAHGHSNAVISMIQHIKKHVPSSFVIAGNVGTPEAVRELEHAGADATKVGIGPGKVCITKIKTGFGTGGWQLAALRWCAKAATKPIIADGGIRTHGDIAKSIRFGASMVMIGSLFAGHEESPGDTIEKEGKLYKEYFGSASEFQKGEKKNVEGKKMYVEHKGSLEHTLIEMEQDLQSSISYAGGTKLEAIRTVDYVIVKNSIFNGDKVY; from the coding sequence ATGGAAAATGTGTTTGATTATGAAGATATTCAATTAATTCCTGCAAAATGTGTGGTTAACAGCCGTTCAGAATGTGATACAAGGGTGACACTCGGTGAACATACGTTCAAACTCCCGGTGGTACCTGCCAATATGCAAACCATCATCGATGAAAGAATTGCAGCCTATTTAGCTGAAAATCATTATTTTTATATTATGCACCGGTTCGAGCCTGAAAAACGGATCAGCTTCATTAAAGATATGAAGGCGAAGGGATTGATTTCATCAATTTCTGTCGGTGTGAAAGAAGAAGAGTATGCTTTCGTTGAAATGTTGGCAGAGGAAAAGCTGACTCCCGACTATATCACGATCGACATTGCCCATGGCCATTCAAATGCCGTGATCAGCATGATTCAGCATATCAAAAAGCATGTTCCATCAAGCTTTGTCATCGCCGGAAATGTCGGTACGCCTGAAGCTGTACGGGAACTCGAGCATGCCGGGGCTGATGCGACCAAAGTTGGCATCGGGCCGGGGAAAGTATGCATCACAAAAATCAAAACCGGCTTTGGAACGGGAGGCTGGCAGCTTGCCGCTTTACGCTGGTGTGCGAAAGCCGCTACCAAACCTATCATCGCCGATGGCGGCATCCGTACACACGGAGATATTGCCAAATCCATCCGCTTCGGCGCCTCAATGGTGATGATTGGCTCCCTGTTTGCCGGTCACGAAGAGTCTCCAGGGGATACGATTGAGAAAGAGGGCAAACTCTATAAAGAATATTTCGGTTCTGCCTCTGAATTCCAAAAAGGTGAAAAGAAAAACGTCGAAGGAAAGAAAATGTATGTAGAACACAAAGGGTCTCTAGAACATACCCTGATCGAAATGGAACAAGACCTTCAATCCTCCATTTCATATGCAGGCGGAACAAAACTCGAAGCCATCCGCACCGTCGACTACGTCATCGTCAAAAACTCCATCTTCAACGGAGATAAAGTATATTAA
- a CDS encoding MerR family transcriptional regulator, which produces MTFNISQLSEEFGVSTRTIRYYEELDLLHPARTQSGRRIYSKSDVTKLKLIFRGKRFGFSLEEIKEMVLLFDEDRSGRKQLERTIEYGTKRIGEVTDLIQELEGMRRELIELRDDFARKLEGEESLHECDDNK; this is translated from the coding sequence ATGACATTCAACATATCCCAACTGTCAGAGGAATTCGGCGTGTCGACACGTACGATCCGTTATTACGAAGAACTTGATCTGCTGCATCCTGCGAGAACACAATCAGGAAGGAGAATCTATTCTAAAAGTGATGTAACGAAGCTGAAACTGATTTTCCGGGGGAAAAGGTTTGGCTTTTCGCTGGAGGAAATCAAAGAGATGGTCCTGCTGTTTGATGAGGACAGGAGTGGACGTAAACAGTTGGAACGAACGATTGAATATGGAACGAAAAGGATCGGGGAAGTCACCGATCTCATTCAGGAGCTGGAAGGCATGAGGCGTGAACTGATTGAACTGAGAGATGATTTTGCCCGGAAATTGGAAGGGGAAGAATCCCTCCACGAATGTGACGATAACAAATAG
- a CDS encoding sporulation protein: MFSKLMCRFGIGATKIDLVLNKNEFRPGDVIKGEYELTGGRVEQKLKRIETDLLQYDENVDRFSVLHHNTILSSSTMKANEQRTIHFSCRLSDSFPPSSESVSYKFVTRLVFDDGVNSVDHDEFQILV, from the coding sequence ATGTTTAGTAAACTGATGTGCAGATTCGGTATTGGGGCCACAAAAATTGATTTGGTGTTGAATAAGAACGAATTTCGTCCGGGCGACGTCATTAAGGGCGAATATGAATTGACCGGCGGACGGGTTGAGCAGAAATTAAAGAGGATCGAAACTGACCTTCTTCAATATGACGAGAATGTTGACCGCTTTTCTGTTCTTCATCACAATACCATTTTGAGCTCATCCACGATGAAAGCAAACGAACAGCGCACCATCCACTTTTCCTGCAGACTATCGGATTCATTTCCTCCAAGCAGTGAGTCGGTCTCTTATAAATTTGTCACCCGTCTCGTCTTTGATGACGGTGTCAACAGCGTCGACCATGATGAATTTCAGATTTTAGTATAA
- a CDS encoding FMN-dependent NADH-azoreductase: MTKVLYITAHPHDDTQSYSMAVGKAFIDTYKEANPAHEVINIDLYKENIPQIDADVFSGWGKLQSGKGFEELSAEEQAKVGRLNELSDQFIAADKFIFVTPFWNFSFPPVMKAYIDSVSVAGKAFKYTEQGPVGLLTDKKALHIQARGGIYSEGPAAAMEMGHRYLEVMMQFYGVPSFEGLFVEGHAAMPDKAAEIKENAIARAKDLAHTF, from the coding sequence ATGACAAAAGTTTTATACATCACGGCACATCCGCATGATGATACACAATCCTACAGCATGGCGGTAGGGAAAGCATTCATTGACACATACAAGGAAGCAAATCCGGCACACGAAGTGATCAACATTGATTTATACAAGGAGAATATCCCGCAAATTGATGCAGACGTATTCAGTGGCTGGGGGAAATTGCAATCAGGAAAAGGGTTCGAGGAACTTTCTGCAGAAGAACAAGCGAAGGTAGGCAGACTGAATGAATTATCTGATCAGTTTATTGCAGCTGATAAGTTCATCTTTGTGACACCGTTCTGGAATTTCTCATTCCCTCCAGTGATGAAAGCTTATATCGATTCAGTTTCAGTTGCCGGCAAGGCATTCAAATATACAGAACAAGGTCCTGTTGGACTGCTGACTGACAAAAAAGCCCTTCACATCCAGGCACGGGGAGGTATTTACTCCGAAGGTCCTGCAGCAGCGATGGAAATGGGACACCGTTACCTTGAAGTTATGATGCAATTCTACGGGGTGCCTTCATTTGAAGGACTATTCGTTGAAGGCCATGCGGCAATGCCTGATAAAGCGGCGGAAATTAAAGAAAATGCCATCGCACGTGCAAAAGATTTAGCCCACACATTCTAA
- a CDS encoding class I SAM-dependent methyltransferase, producing MNQREMSRVNGIGWNQGAYAAWVKRYGVPEEYAEILKGNPQRKVSHYTSYIGDVRGKKIAHLLGSKGNKAVCFALMGANVTVVDLSVENKVYAMALADHAGVTMDYIVCDLLEVPEKHPLNDFDVVLLELGVLHYFVDLKPVFTIVKDILKSGGMFVLRDYHPVASKLLKVEAGKMVAEGDYFDKGIVDLDVAFWNLLDERETEGYIQNKIRRWTLGEIVTSLVEAGLTIKRLDEESGVRWAFPHQAPPSIEHHIPGLYTITAVKE from the coding sequence GTGAATCAACGTGAAATGAGCAGGGTCAATGGAATTGGCTGGAATCAGGGGGCATATGCTGCCTGGGTGAAACGCTATGGTGTGCCGGAGGAGTATGCCGAGATACTGAAAGGGAATCCACAGAGGAAGGTGTCACACTATACATCCTACATAGGGGATGTGAGGGGAAAGAAGATTGCCCATTTATTAGGTTCCAAGGGAAATAAGGCGGTGTGCTTCGCTTTAATGGGAGCAAATGTGACGGTGGTGGATCTTTCAGTGGAGAATAAAGTATATGCTATGGCGCTTGCTGATCACGCCGGTGTAACGATGGATTATATTGTTTGCGATTTGTTGGAGGTGCCGGAGAAGCATCCCCTTAACGATTTCGATGTCGTCCTACTCGAGCTTGGCGTTCTCCATTACTTCGTGGATTTGAAGCCTGTGTTCACCATTGTAAAGGACATTCTCAAGTCAGGCGGTATGTTTGTATTAAGGGACTATCATCCTGTCGCGTCGAAGCTCCTCAAAGTAGAAGCAGGGAAAATGGTGGCTGAAGGTGATTATTTTGATAAGGGGATCGTGGATTTAGATGTAGCGTTTTGGAACTTGCTGGATGAAAGAGAAACTGAAGGATACATTCAAAATAAAATCCGAAGATGGACATTGGGTGAAATCGTCACTTCCTTAGTTGAAGCAGGACTGACAATCAAGCGGCTGGATGAAGAAAGTGGTGTGAGATGGGCATTCCCACATCAAGCTCCACCATCAATCGAACATCACATACCAGGGCTGTATACCATTACCGCTGTAAAGGAGTAA
- a CDS encoding HAD family hydrolase, producing MNNLSLDDYDVVMFDLDDTLFDHVQAYSKGLEVAIRQFEHLDDISTSDFQTAFTRHHHLLWPKFAGNQMDYQELSRVRMENTLSDVGGEMKGEALLQLVKAFQASYLDQIKPDRELNDFLADIQRSVFIGIITNGTVSNAYEKVRRLGLSGLFPADSVVVSEDVGFSKPDPRIFRHALHRFNASPNRTLFVGDHYHADILGAISIGMDTVWVQQIDSSPLIEKPHYIVKRILELKPLML from the coding sequence ATGAATAATCTTTCCCTTGACGACTATGATGTTGTGATGTTTGATTTGGATGATACACTGTTTGATCATGTGCAAGCTTATTCAAAAGGACTTGAAGTTGCTATCAGGCAATTTGAACATTTGGATGATATCAGCACTTCTGATTTCCAGACAGCTTTTACAAGACATCATCATCTTTTATGGCCCAAGTTTGCAGGAAATCAGATGGATTATCAGGAGTTATCACGAGTAAGGATGGAAAATACATTGAGTGATGTCGGGGGTGAAATGAAGGGGGAAGCGTTACTTCAGCTTGTAAAAGCCTTTCAGGCCTCCTACCTTGATCAAATCAAACCAGACAGGGAGCTCAATGATTTTTTGGCAGACATTCAAAGATCCGTTTTTATAGGAATCATTACAAACGGCACGGTGTCCAACGCCTATGAAAAAGTCAGACGTCTCGGTTTGTCAGGGCTTTTCCCTGCTGATTCGGTGGTTGTGTCAGAAGACGTGGGTTTTTCTAAACCAGATCCACGGATTTTCAGGCATGCACTCCACCGTTTTAATGCATCTCCAAACAGGACGTTATTTGTGGGTGATCATTATCACGCAGATATTTTGGGCGCTATATCCATCGGTATGGATACGGTGTGGGTCCAACAGATTGATTCATCCCCTTTGATTGAAAAGCCCCACTATATTGTGAAGAGAATATTGGAATTGAAGCCTTTGATGCTATAG
- the safA gene encoding SafA/ExsA family spore coat assembly protein — protein sequence MKTIKLLSVLLFATLVFGIGSPSAAGSYTVSHGDTLWKIAVKHQVGVSELISANPQISNPNMIYPGQSINVPGGNGIADNYTAEVVKLVNQERSKAGLPPLKENWEVSRVARYKSEDMIAKNYFSHTSPTYGSPFQMLKDFGIHYQSAGENIAAGQKTPAAVVEAWMNSEGHRKNILSPTYTEIGVGYVKGGSYGHYWTQMFIKK from the coding sequence ATGAAAACTATTAAACTTCTTTCCGTTTTGTTGTTCGCCACTTTAGTCTTTGGAATAGGCAGCCCATCTGCAGCAGGGAGCTACACTGTATCTCATGGTGACACGCTGTGGAAGATCGCCGTCAAACATCAGGTCGGTGTTTCTGAATTGATATCAGCAAACCCGCAAATCTCTAACCCAAATATGATTTACCCTGGTCAAAGCATCAACGTCCCTGGTGGAAATGGCATTGCCGACAATTATACGGCCGAGGTCGTGAAGCTGGTCAATCAGGAACGTTCAAAAGCCGGATTACCTCCCCTCAAGGAGAACTGGGAAGTATCACGTGTTGCCCGTTATAAATCGGAAGACATGATCGCGAAAAATTATTTCAGCCATACCTCTCCCACTTACGGATCACCTTTTCAAATGTTGAAGGATTTCGGCATTCACTACCAGTCCGCCGGTGAAAACATTGCAGCCGGTCAAAAAACGCCTGCAGCAGTGGTCGAAGCCTGGATGAACAGTGAAGGTCACCGAAAGAATATACTTTCCCCGACATACACCGAAATTGGTGTCGGCTATGTTAAAGGTGGATCTTACGGCCATTATTGGACACAGATGTTCATCAAGAAATAA
- a CDS encoding alpha/beta fold hydrolase, producing MKRYFIEMNKQSIHITEWGSPDHPVIFCLHGLGSTSLSFIEQAERLRDEFRIISVDAPGHGKTAAFASGEQYEMNGMADWLNGVVEELGTSRFFFLSHSWGSFVALFFTARFPHHVLDNIMIDGGYQGKRHSDLTMEEEVAYYEADFEQEWKSWDDFLALVKSETLSWSDLKLEAAKDLYLEKRGHYYWHARGETASHIVRAMYKDEAEDIYHKLDSSILLLRATLPQTLEKKRHRSAAILQEKTGAGVKLIEGTHLLHWDYPEQVVEEIRNRWSNKEEHNI from the coding sequence TTGAAACGGTATTTCATTGAAATGAACAAGCAGTCCATACATATAACGGAATGGGGAAGCCCGGATCACCCTGTGATATTTTGCCTTCACGGGCTGGGGTCTACATCTTTGAGTTTTATAGAGCAGGCAGAACGGTTGAGAGATGAGTTCAGGATCATCTCGGTTGATGCCCCGGGTCACGGGAAAACAGCGGCCTTCGCTTCTGGCGAGCAATATGAGATGAATGGGATGGCAGATTGGTTGAATGGAGTGGTCGAGGAGCTCGGCACCTCCCGTTTTTTCTTTCTGTCCCATTCTTGGGGGAGTTTTGTGGCCCTCTTTTTCACAGCCAGGTTTCCCCATCATGTACTGGATAACATAATGATAGACGGTGGATACCAGGGGAAACGTCATTCCGATCTAACCATGGAAGAAGAAGTTGCCTATTATGAGGCGGATTTTGAACAGGAATGGAAGTCATGGGACGACTTTCTCGCCCTGGTAAAAAGTGAAACACTTTCCTGGTCCGACTTGAAACTTGAGGCGGCCAAGGATCTATATTTGGAGAAACGTGGTCACTACTATTGGCATGCCCGCGGAGAGACAGCCTCTCATATCGTCCGTGCCATGTATAAAGACGAAGCGGAGGATATCTATCATAAGCTCGATTCTTCCATATTACTTCTAAGGGCTACCTTGCCTCAGACATTGGAGAAGAAACGTCACAGATCTGCAGCCATCCTGCAGGAAAAGACCGGTGCAGGGGTGAAATTGATAGAGGGAACCCATCTCCTTCATTGGGATTACCCTGAACAGGTGGTGGAGGAGATCAGAAATCGCTGGTCAAATAAGGAGGAACACAACATATGA